A window of Citrus sinensis cultivar Valencia sweet orange chromosome 7, DVS_A1.0, whole genome shotgun sequence contains these coding sequences:
- the LOC112497334 gene encoding senescence associated gene 20-like, translating into MCISELANSKASVDNEDEYNIRVVKTLYDALNSFDVKTVHRLLTSDLEWWFHGPPGHQHLMHMLTGSSSSSEDKRCFTFVPLSTVAFGPTVIVEGHSKEHSVSWVHAWTVTDGIITQVREYFNTSVTVTRFGDPQLLSSPVAPVTVSSSCQSVWQSKLCDNNSVPGLVLAL; encoded by the coding sequence atgtgTATTTCAGAACTGGCAAACTCTAAAGCTAGCGTGGATAATGAAGACGAATACAACATTAGGGTTGTTAAAACCCTATATGATGCCTTAAACTCATTTGACGTtaaaacggttcaccgtttgcTTACCTCCGACCTCGAGTGGTGGTTCCATGGCCCTCCTGGCCATCAGCATTTGATGCACATGCTTACtggatcatcatcatcatcagaagATAAACGTTGCTTCACTTTTGTTCCTCTCTCAACAGTTGCGTTTGGACCAACGGTCATTGTTGAGGGTCACAGCAAAGAACACTCCGTTTCATGGGTGCATGCGTGGACGGTCACTGACGGGATAATTACTCAGGTTAGGGAGTATTTCAACACTTCTGTTACGGTCACCCGTTTCGGTGACCCGCAGCTGTTATCGTCACCGGTGGCGCCTGTCACCGTTAGTAGCAGTTGCCAGAGTGTCTGGCAGAGCAAGCTTTGTGACAATAACTCTGTGCCTGGTCTTGTTTTGGCactttaa
- the LOC127898863 gene encoding cytochrome P450 703A2-like, protein MPVHLRDRLYILNLGTMCRMVLGKTYIDKDEENIVTPKEFTEMIEEVFFLNGVLDIEDAIPWLAFLDLQGHVKRMNDVHKKLDKFYEHILDEHYDRRKSVKDFGAIKDLVDVLVQLAKDPTLEVKPKRHHIKPLFAIEVGQL, encoded by the coding sequence ATGCCTGTTCATTTGAGAGATCGTCTTTACATACTCAATCTTGGGACAATGTGCCGGATGGTATTAGGAAAGACATATATtgacaaagatgaagaaaatattgtCACTCCAAAAGAGTTCACGGAGATGATAGAAGAAGTGTTCTTTTTAAATGGTGTTTTAGATATTGAGGATGCAATTCCATGGCTTGCTTTCTTGGATTTACAAGGGCACGTTAAGAGAATGAACGATGTGCACAAGAagcttgataaattttatgagCATATTTTGGATGAGCACTATGACAGGAGGAAATCAGTTAAGGATTTTGGGGCTATTAAAGATTTGGTCGATGTTCTAGTTCAGCTTGCTAAGGATCCCACTCTTGAAGTTAAGCCTAAAAGACATCACATTAAGCCTCTGTTTGCGATTGAGGTTGGACAgctgtag